TTGGTACGTATTAGTTTGTGTTGATGTATCACTGATCACCAATCCGATGGTGACATATGGCAACTTCTTAGTATGATATGAGGtagacataaattttaaaaaattttaaaactcttaaaatatattaattaattaaaaaacgtATAGATATTTTTTTCACATCAAGAACGAACCTGGATATATATTTGTCTAGATACATTTGAAGGCACTTGTCCGATTTATTCTAgatatatttttagtattatatatatattttattataaaatatcaatttattattattattatttaaaataatatatataaaacgtataatattttgaaaatatataaaaattaaaatatatgaatatataaaagaactaaaatttataaatatataaatatataaaggaACTAAAATAACACATGGTTGTTCAAATGCATTTGAATTTAGACAATCACTATCTAGGTTCATTGTTGAtgtaaaaactttttttattaatttataaattttaaaatttcaaaataatgataataacattttgatattttataaaaaattaaaaatatataaatttactaaaaatatatttggaaTGAATCTAGATAAACAAGTGTCCAGATTCAGATGTATCTGGAGACTAGAAAATCATTTGTCAGGTTCATTCttgatgtaaaaaatatatatgcttttctttattaatttttatattttaaagaattttttaatttatgtttgcctCGTGTCATATTGAAAGGCTGTTATATGTCATCAGTGGATTAACCATTGGTGTCATGTCAGCACAATTTAATAGTGTTTGTGCGGAGGTACCAATTTAAATGACAAAATACAATATCAAGTACAAACTAAGTATTGTAGTGTAAGTTTAAGGGGTAAATTGCATAGTAACCCTTTTAAGAAGGGTAACAAAATAGCGCACGGTAAGGAACCTCGCTTGGTGCTTGGAAGACGCGAAGTGGCTTTTGACTGCAGCCCGTTGATCGCCATTGTCATTTTGTATTATGGTTGCACCCCTGAAGATGAGTTATTGAGAGTTGCATTTCGTAGAGTTGTCTTATAGCTCCTAATATGGGACTAGGAGTGATACTCTTGAAGATGAGTTCATTTCATGCTTTTCATATTGACCATGGTGTGCAGGTGCATGTTGTATAGAAGTATCTCAAGTCTGTTGAGTTAATTTCATTGTCTTGGAGCCATTGGAAGATCTAAAAAGGTAATGAGGAGAGATTGAAAAGATCAACACGcagagggggggggggggagaaaTCCAAACCATTCAACTCTAGCAAAGTCACATTGAATGAACATATTTTTCAAGGATTCTGCGTATGTGTGGCATATAGGACAGATGTTACCTGCACCAATGTTGCGTCGATGAAGGTTTACTTTATTGGGGAGGCAATTGTTGCATATTTTCCATGGGAACATTAGAGCTTGAAAGGGAGTTTGAGCTTCCAAAGATGTTCCCAAACTTTAGCACTAGCAATTAGAGAGGGGCCATTAGCAGATTGAAAGTTCCAAAGGAGTCTCCTTGCTTGTTTTATGCTAGAGTAAACATATTTGACAAAGAAGATGCGATTGTTGTCATCTAGTCTAGTACttaaatgttagtattatatacatatagttTTCGAAAATGATTGATTTATTGGAGTGGAAGTGTATTAACTCTTACCGAGTGTgggtttttgttatttttaagtagtaaattaaaaaatattaagtttttaaaagatattatataaaatataaaaataaaaatatttgtttatttaaaaaaagttttaggattttatataGTATAGATTtatagagtttttttttagaaatttttataaaaatgaaatatagagCAAGGaagaaaagcaaataaaaaaggtGGAAAAGAACAGGGCATAGGACGTCATTCAAGTCACAACCATGCTTTGAAAGCAATGGCTCAGGCGCGTGGCCGCTTAAAAGGTGAGAGCAACAACGCAACATTATTTACAGGCAGAGGCAGATGGGGTAGGGGCCAAGCCCCCAACACCATCCTTTatcccatccaaaaattcaCTAGCCAGGtttttgattaataataaatttgggtacctttaaaacaaaaccagACTTCTCAGCAGGTAAAATACTGCTTATTTTCACTTCAAACCTTAAAAAGATACATTAGACTTAACTCCAATGTATAAAGCTTTGAATCCGGTAGTCCTAATATTTTcttctgaaatttttaaatatagttttaaggttagaattgttataaaattgaaaaagaaaatagaatcatatccTGGGTCAAAAAAGACAAAGTGGAAGGGCACTGCAACACGCGTCGTTTGATCAGTTTCTGGGCTTTCGTATATCTCATCATCTTCGTGTAATATTGTGACAAATGGAGACGATGCATTGGTCCTCAATCTACCTATACTTTCTGTATTACAAATGTACAGGAGAGAGAAAGTTAAACACGAATTTAGTGATGAAAGAGTGATGCAAGTTGCGGTAGACTCGGATCCTGTCTCCCGTCAAAATAGTCCAAACAAAGTCCTCTCTACACCACCCACACCCCACATTTtgactctctctctctctctctctttctaaaAAAACCTAATGGAAATGGGTGATCAGTACGGCCTGCCTGATTTCCAGCGGCTTTTAACGAGGAGAACCCATTTTCCGGCATCCCTGCTGCCCCAACCTTCTGAGTCGCCTTACCTTGCTCATCATAGGAACATGGCTCCATCACCACCTCCTTACCATGAACCACCCTACGTGTTGAGCAATGGGGATATTGCAATGCCTAGTGGTTTGCTTAGGTTTAACACTACTGGCGCCACTGGTTTTACTGCTGAGGCTTCAGCTTCTGCTGCTGTTGGTGGTGGAGGATGGAGTTTGGGAAATATCGACTGCGGAAACAGCCGGTGGCCGAGGCAGGAGACTCTTACTCTTCTTGAGATCAGATCTAGACTTGATTCCAAGTTCAAAGAGGCTAACCAGAAAGGACCCTTATGGGATGAAGTGTCTaggtatataatatatttactatAATTGCACTAAACCCATTTcagtcttcttcttcatctttcacTTGGATTTCCATTTTTACATCatgtttttgtttcaatttcatGACATATAGTTAATCAAGAAACCCTATTTAGCCTACCCAACTGAAACCCACTTTGTCTTGCTTTTTATATGAAAAGTCACCCCAAGAGTtttctatatataaaaaaaagattttaattaaatttctgaTTGATTGAAAGTAACAGAGCTGTGAGTTAACTCAGAGATCCAGATGTTTCTTTTACTTCAAAAAAATCACCCATCTGTTCACAACTTCTTAGACTAAAGATTATCTTGTTTTGCTAAAATGGTTAATCCCGGGCATTTCTTTACTTCAATTTCAgcaacttaaaataatattaattaattaattataatatatatacatatatggaAAGGAATGTTTTGGACTATTTTAATCCTTAAGCTATTAGAGGAATGTTGGGATttatttattcttctttttgaGACAAAAGAAGATTATATCATGGAAAATGTAGAGTTAGATTTTGTTTGAAGTTCTGGGGTTAGGTTTCTTCTTAGGGTTTGTATTCCACATATATAATAACTTACACagatattattaattaattctttattgttgatattatatatttcttcttGATTTAGAATAATGGCGGAGGAATATGGATACCAGAGAAGTGGGAAGAAATGTAGAGAGAAGTTTGAAAACCTTTATAAATACTATAAGAAGACCAAGGAAGGTAAAGCTGGTAGGCAAGATGGGAAGAATTACAGGTTTTTCAAACAGCTGGAAGCCATTTATGGTGAAACAAGTAACCAAAGTTCAGTCCCAGAAACTAACAACATTAATACTGTTCCAAGCAACCTGCCGGAGAAATATCATGAATCCATGCAAGAACAGAAGATGAGCGAGAGCCTCGGTTTCTCCGACCCCGAATTCGAGGCTTCCTCGTCGGAAAAAATGAACGACGACGAATGCGAGCTTTCGGGTATTGCTTCCATGGTGAATCAAATGGGGGTTAAGAAGGGATGGAAAACCAAGGTGAAGGACTTCGTGGACTCACAGATGAAGAGGTTGATCGATTCACAGGATGTTTGGATGGAGAGGATGTTGAAGGtgattgaagagaaagaaaaagaaagggtgTTGAGAGAAGAGGAATGGAGGAGACAAGAGGCTGCTCGGTTCGATAAAGAACATGAACTCTGGGTTAAGGAAAGAGCTTGGATTGAAGCTCGGGATGCTTCTTTAATGGCGGCTTTGAGGACGTTAAGACCCTTGACGGCTAAAACCCAGAACGAGATCAACGCCAACAGATGGACCGAGCATGAAATCTTGGAACGGAGGTTGCAGGAAAATGGGTATTCGACGAGGCAAAGCACGTGGGAAGACATAGAAGCGAAAATGGTGAACTTGGGGTATGGTTATGAACATGAAGCAAACAATGCAGAGTGTTACAAGAAACGGAAAGAGGATTACTTGAGCAGCTAGACTCCATTGATGGTCAAGAAGAAAATAAGAGCGTTTACGGCGTGAAACAAAGGGTAAACCAGGCAGCCGCCGCCGCCATggattcatcatcatcatcaacatcaaTTCGTTTCAGATATCGGCAGTAAACAGGTATGGATTGAAGATGATGAGAAAGGGAAAGAATCAGCAATTATCTTCTCTTCTTAAATACCGTACTAGTAATAATGTAGATGTAGGAGCTGATATTTGTATGGGGAATGAACAAGAATGGGCATGAGAATTATTTGGTGTTTAGAGTTTCACTTTACTCCATCATGTGAAACAATGGATTCATCTTTGTAAATTATAAACCATGGATCCATAATGAGTTATCAACATTGATTTATTTTCCTTCAAGCTTGCCCTACTCTATTTCTTCCTTCAATTACCTTCATCTCATCTTTTAGtcttctttttatcttttatttgcttttataaattttgacaataaaattggagattatatattaaaatgtgcaataatttgtattaaatataacCACCAACAAAtccataaatttaataaatattacattacaacttactatattttaaaaatccaaattatccattggttaaaagaaatttattttttaacaaaattttaaatcctaaacttagataaaaattttaaatttttgggatTGTTAGAATGCTTGCATTTTGagaattaaccaattcaaaaggTCAGCATtttcatttaagaaaaattaggttattctaattttataaattaaaaataatatatcagtatatttgtaaaaaaaaaattacaaaatatatatcagaattaaataaaaataattttgaagtttatgtGTTTTATCTTATAGTGGGATCATGCGTACTaaggaattttgaaaataagaaaggaaTTGTTTTCTTGAGATCccttcttgaaaattttaaaattttctcgtATATTTACTTCAAACAAGCAAATCATCAATTTTAGAATTCTGAAAACATTGATACCGTAAAACCATGTATTTTAGATTTAGGATTAGaatcttaatattaatatatttctaaaaaatagtttttataataaaattgaatccAAGAGGTTGTTTAGGTGCATGGAAATGGAAAGCAATGCAAGCATTTGCGTTGAAGAAATGAGAACAACTATTGACATTCATTACTCTCAGTACTTCAACTACTGTTTCCTCTTAAAATAAGATTTCCTTTTTCCTCATAGTTTTTCAACTTACTGTTAAATGGGGGATGGAAACAAATTGTGTGAATATGTTAAATGTACAGAAACTGAGTGTACTATAAAAGTtgatttctgttttcttttattacccTTCATATTTGGTATTCCCCACTgctttaaacaatttatatatatttaatatatatatatatttaatttcattttgtaaaagtaatttttttaaaaacataaaaattttacggTGATCCActttggtatttaatttttgtttttggattATTGTGGTAAAAGAGCTATATTATACAAATGTTGAATATATGGGGCAATTTACCTAAAAAAgccgttttttttttaaatttaccgaaatggaccgatttttttattatttaccggaatggtccattttccgggaaatcgcgtccacgtcagtgcgatgtcagggtacgtgtcagGACAATGACGCGATTTCATtccacgtcagcaggtcgcgctgacgtggacgcgatgtcctgccTCGTAGCTCGTTCTCggggacgcgattttgacgTTGATTTCacgtttgttttttttagactttttagggtttagaagtcccggaataaattatttcgagttgacgtttctggtcaaatagtataaaattgcGCCCTCGAGGATGCtaattgagaagaaattgtgaaatcgtgccctcgtggacgcgatttcgctacagttggtcatgtaagaaataatttttttttgacatttctgagcaaatagtataaaatcgcaccctcgtggacgcgattttgctacagtagcaagtttgggctgaggctataaattaggcagaaaatgttcttagaatgcataagtcatagcagaaacattttagagaggctaagaaagtaagagtttcaaaatgagtgaacgtattagtgctgttatttactacgatggtgaggtttgccacaccgagaatggtgttgttttttgtcagagaatacggtgcgactgtcatttaactagaacatagatttgacggaacttcgtaaaagaattagacgtaaaatcttcggaacgacgccaatgaaagttctgtcaatcacgtatcgattttgttcttgtgttgatccggtgacatatgactcgttcgacataaaaggtgctcgtagcttggaggcaatggtgcagactcatcttggtagcggagcaacttatattgagttatatgtacaatttatgTCACTAACTGATGTACTTCCGTctggtgttcgagatgtatacacgacccctggccgacactcggttagcaggttacaaaatacggaacagcccatgttcggtagcggtgtcgaatgtACATCCCCCGCAAGGTACtttgtcggtggatgggacatgtacgtcggtggctcgatgtttgacgctggaaatacgtactggagaactgcatcaagttctagtggatggcaatctacatctaattggggacgttatcaaatgccaagaagaagggatgacgtactacctacgacATCAACCGATAAGGAGacgtcgtacgctgcagatgattgtgggttaaaagatgactccgatgtggatccacctcgagagcctgggccggatggtgcagaggtgggtttattttctgaaccggagcctattccaacagaaagTGAAGATggtgaaaggagttcagatgatgaagaaaatccacgttcagagcatactcacctccagcccacatgcataatgtcgatctggcagcagatgatgcgttagagttttcagatctaccacaccggttgcgcgatcgtacaagttcgggggtagatttcggtgaacttgaagttggtaatcagtttacca
This sequence is a window from Gossypium raimondii isolate GPD5lz chromosome 5, ASM2569854v1, whole genome shotgun sequence. Protein-coding genes within it:
- the LOC105771215 gene encoding trihelix transcription factor PTL translates to MEMGDQYGLPDFQRLLTRRTHFPASLLPQPSESPYLAHHRNMAPSPPPYHEPPYVLSNGDIAMPSGLLRFNTTGATGFTAEASASAAVGGGGWSLGNIDCGNSRWPRQETLTLLEIRSRLDSKFKEANQKGPLWDEVSRIMAEEYGYQRSGKKCREKFENLYKYYKKTKEGKAGRQDGKNYRFFKQLEAIYGETSNQSSVPETNNINTVPSNLPEKYHESMQEQKMSESLGFSDPEFEASSSEKMNDDECELSGIASMVNQMGVKKGWKTKVKDFVDSQMKRLIDSQDVWMERMLKVIEEKEKERVLREEEWRRQEAARFDKEHELWVKERAWIEARDASLMAALRTLRPLTAKTQNEINANRWTEHEILERRLQENGYSTRQSTWEDIEAKMVNLGYGYEHEANNAECYKKRKEDYLSS